In the Rhododendron vialii isolate Sample 1 chromosome 2a, ASM3025357v1 genome, GCCTGTTGGTTATTAGCGGCCCAAGTTTCAACAATTTGATGGGAAAGGAAACCTAAAGCAACACGTCGCCCACTTCGTCGAAACATGCAACAATGCTGGGACAGATGGAGATCTACTTGTCAAACAATTCGTTCGTTCGCTCAAAGGAAATGCTTTTGAATGGTACACGAACTTAGAGCCAGAATCGATTGATAGTTGGGAATAGATGGAGTGAGAGTTCTTGAATCGTTTCTATAGCACTCGTCGCATTGTAAGTATGACAGAGTTAATCAACACTAAGTAATGGAAGGATGAACCTGTGGTTGACTACATCAACCGTTGGCGTGCTGTAAGCCTGGACTGTAAAGATCGACTCTCCGAACTCTCGACCGTTGAGATGTGCATGAAGGGTATGCATTAGGGTCTCTTTTACATTCTTCAAGGGGTAAAGCCGCGGACTTTTAAAGAGTTGGCTACGCATGCGCACGACATGGAAATCAACATAGCAACTCACGGCGGAAACAATCCTCCCATTTTAGGAAATCCAAATGACAAGAAAGATGTGAAGAAAGATGACAAGTCCTCCAAGAACACCACCAAAGATGCGATGGTGGTAAATACGACCCCAGTAAAGATCACAACGAGGGACGATAAAAAGGAGGTCAAAAAGGAATACCGCCCTGTAGAGAAAGACAAACGTTTGACTCTAAAAGAAttacaagaaaagaaatacCCGTTCCCCGACTCTGATGTGCCTGACATGCTAGAAGACTTACTTGAAAAGAAAGTCATTCAACTACCTGAGTGCAAACGCCCCGAGGAAATAGGTCGCGTGAATGACCCAAAGTATTGTCAATATCATCGGATTGTAAGCCACCCTACTGAAAAGCGCTTCGTATTGAAGGAACTGCTTATTGATCTAACCAtaccaccgccaccactatTGTGGGGTTGCCTGATTCTCCAACTTCTAGTTCTAAAGCAAAGGGAGAGCACGTAACAACACCAACAGAAGGAGCAATTGCGAGAATTCTCCAATTTGGCTCACTTGAACCTGTGATAGTTCAAGTCCTAAGCCAAGaaatatcaactttttcttgcaTAGACAAAAATCCGAGAGCATAAATTGATGAAGGATGGATCGTCGTGACACGAAAGAAGTCATGCATAAACAACCCCAAAGCCAAATCAGTCTATCCTACAAAAACCCAAGGAAAGAGGAATCACCACCAATATTCAAAAAGAAAGGGAGGAAGGAAGATGAAGGCCAAGAAAGAGGTGTTAGAAGTTTGCGAACCTGTAGAGCAAAATCCTCTTGCCCCAATCACTTTACAAGATTTCTTTCCAAAGGGCTACTTCAAGGAGGACGAAGTCAAAGTTGTCTACATGGTTTCGACTAGTGAAGAAATTGATGGCGATGTCAAACAAGTCCACGTGCTAAAAGCAACAATGAACAAAGAAGAGGCTAACCTCTTTACAACTTTGAACGAAGCACCTCCACGGTTTAGTCTTCGCAAAGCATCGCAACTCTCCCAATCAGCCAAGCTCGCACTCATTCAAGTTTTAAAAGACCCCATGGAGTACGAGTCTATAATCAATAAAGTTGGTACCACAGAGAACTCCACTACTTGTGCTTCTTGTTGTGCGACGATCACATTCACCGATGAAGACTTGCAATTAGGTTCAAAACCGCACAATCGACCATTGTTTGTGTCGAGGAACATCAAAGAACAAAAGGTGGGTCGTATTCTTATCGATGGAGACTCCGCAGTAAATATCATGCCAAAGTTCATCATGAAGAAACTCGAAATCCCAATCGATGAGTTGGCCCGTAGTCGTTTGGTCATTCAAGGCTTCAACCAAGGAGGGCAGCGCGCAATCAGAATGATTCGTTTGAACCTCACCATCAATGAGCTTGTAGCAAGTACTCTATTTCATGTCATCGATGCAAAAACCTCTTACAATCTGCTACTGGGGAGACCATGGGTTCATGGAAATGGAGTAGTTGCATCCACACTCCATCAATGCTTTAAATTCTATCAAGACGGGATACAGACTGTAGTAGCAGATGACAAGCCATTCACCGAAGCTGATTCTCACTTTGCAGATGCAAAGTTTTACATGGAGTCCGTCGCCGTTCTTGAAGTTATCCTAGCTGAAGTTCCTTCCATGGGACAAGGAAGTTCAAAGAAAGAGAAGCAGGCCACAACAACGTATTCacaagaaaatgcaagaaattgTGAAGAACCACCGAGAATTGAGTCTTCACGAGAAAGATCTTCATCTTCTAAAACGCAAGCTGCGGAAAAGAGCTTTAGATACATTCCAAAGTCTCGACGAAAGGAAGGACAATCACCATTTGAAGAGGTCATCACCACTATAGGGAATCCAGCAAAATGCTCTCAAGCTTTGTGCAAGGAAGATCTTCAAATGTTAAAGGGAGACCTAACAACACCTCTTCCGACCTTGGGACAGCCTAGCTCAACCAAGCCCCCATTGAAAGAGTTTGTTAAGTCTACACAAAGTCCTCTTCAACATTCGCCTCTTCCTGAAAAAAGAGCCGACggttttgatccaaaggcttACAAGCTCTTGGCTAACTCGGGTTATGACTTCAACAATCCTACGCCACTTGGAGAGTTGAGTCCTGAACTCACTGGTGAGAAGGTTCACGGCCTTAGTAAAGCACAAGAAGAATTAAGGCGGCAAGGATATAGAGTTAGCCCTCCAAAGATTGGTCTTGGGTTCACACCATCGAAGCCCATCCCCATAACCgccaaaggaaaaggaaaaaaagcaaATGCGCAGCATATCACAGTGGAAGAGGTGAAAGAGGAGGACAATGAACAAGCTGCTCCTCGAGTCTCTGTCTTCGATCGCATCGAAGCTGTCTTCGATCGCATCGAAGCTCCCATACCTCAGACCTCAGTCTTCAACAGACTTGGTGTTATAAAAGAGATGTGCGAGGGGGCAACGTTGCGGCCAAAAAAGTTAATCTTTTCTTGACTTGGGAAAAGAAATGCATCGTTGAGAGAGGACATTtccaagagagagggagaaagcgTCGAGCTAGATTCTACTAAAGAAGATGAGGAGACTCGAAGCTCTATTCCTTCTCGTATAAAGTGGACAACATCACTCGAAGTCAATGCAGAAGGTCCACTCAAAGTTAAACGACGCACCATCGTACTAACTAGGCAGCCTAAGGGTCACGAAAGAGCTGGaaaagaagaggagatggaGTACACTACATATTACCACGTAATGGTTAAGGAACACTCGAGCTCGGATTCTGAAGGTGACGATTTTCCCGAAGCTCCTCCCAAACTGGAAGATGGAGGGCAACCAATAGTTGACGACCTCAAAGAACTCAACCTTGGAACTCCTGACGAGCCTCGACCAATCTTTGTGAGTGCACTTCTAAGCCTAGAAGAGGAAAAAGCATACTTCGACTTATTATTCAAGTATAGAGACGTCTTTGCTTAGACTTATAAAGAAATGCCAGGACTAAGCCCTAGAGTAGCTGTTCACCACTTGGGGATTAGACACGGTGCCCGTCCTATAAAGCAAGCTTGTCGGTATATTCGACCAGAGCAGATCCCTGTCATCAAAGAAGAGGTCAACAAACTAATCGAAGCTGGGTTCATACGTGAAGTAAAGTACCCACGGTGGATTTCGAGCATGGTCCCAATAGTGAAGAAAAACGGAAAGATTCCGATATGTGTCGACTTtcgaaatttgaatgatgcatACCCCAAAGACGACTTTCCTCTTCCAATCATGGAGTTGATGATAAACGCAACTACCGGCCATGAGGCATTGTCTTTTATGGATGGATGTTCCGGATACAACCAAATAAGGATGGCAACCGAAGATGAAGAAGCAACGGCCTTTCGCAccacaaaaggaattttttgttataaagtAATGCCTTTTGGTCTCAAGAATGCCGGAGCCACTTATCAACTCGCCATGCAAAAGATTTTTGATAATATGCTCCATAAGACCATGGAGTGTTACGTCGACGACTTGGTTGTCAAGACCAAACAAAGAGAGGATCACCTGCAAGACCTTCGGGCAGTTTTCAATCGATTGAGGAAGTACGACTTGAAAATGAATCCCCTCAAATGTGCCTTTGGGGTTACATCTGGAAAATTTCTTGGTTTCATTGTCCGACATTGAGGCATTGAGGTCGATCAATCCAAAATTAATGCCATACAAAAGATGCCAGCGCTGAAAAACATAAAGGAACTCCGAAGCTTGCAAGGCCATTTGGCGTACATTCGTCGATTCATTTCAAACTTAGCAAGGCGTTGCCAACCTTTAAGTCATTTGATGAAAAAAGATGCACCTTTCATTTGGGATCATGCTTGTCAAAATGACTTTGAAAGTATCAAAACGTACTTACTCAATTCTCCAGTTTTAGGGGCTCCTATTTCCGAAAAACCACTAATACTTTACATAGCTGCCCAAGAGGAGTCACTGGGGGCAATGCTTGTGCAAAATGATGAAGAGAACAAAGAACGGGCACTCTACTACCTGAGTCGAAGATTGACTAAAAATGAGCTCATGTATTCACCTATTGAAAAGATGTGTTTGGCACTCGTCTTCTCCtcgcaaaagttaaggcattaTTTTCAAGCACACACAATTCATCTCGTGGCCAAAGCAGACCCGGTCAAGTATGTCATGTCCAAACCTATCCTCTCAGGACGCTTAGCAAGATGGTCTCTCCTCCTTAATAAATTTGAGATCGTATACGTCCCATAGAAAGCACTAAAAGGGCAAGCATTAGCAAATTTCTTGGCGGATCATCCTATTTCAGCTGATTGGGAAATATCCGAAGAGTTCCCTGATGAAGATGTGCTATTTATTGAGGTTCTTCAGCCCTGGACGATGTTCTATGATGGGGCTGCTAGATTGGAAGGGGCTGGAGCTGGCGTCATCTTTGTCTCTCCACAAAAGCAAGTCCTACCTTATGCATTCATACTTAGAGAAAAATGTTCAAACAATGTCGCTGAGTATCAAGCTTTGATTCTTGGTCTCCAAATGGCTACTGAAATGAAGATTCTAGACCTTGAGATCTTTGGAGACTCCAAGCTAATAATTAACCTACTATGCGGCGACTATGAAGTGAAGAAAGATGACTTAGTTCCATATTTTCAATATGCAAGTCACTTGTTGAAAAATCTTGAAGGAGTGACGCATGAGCATGTGCCACGAGAGGAGAATCGCATGGCAGATGCACTAGCTAACCTAGCAACAACCTTGGCATTGCAAGAAGGTGAGAATGTCAACGTCCATGTGTGCAAACAATGGATATTGCCACAGTTGTTGGACTACCGCCTCGAAGAAGCAAATGCAATCACAGTCATGCCCATTAAAGACAACGATTGGAGACAACCCCTGATTGATTACCTCCAACACGGAAAGCTTCCAAATGACCGTCGACATAGGGCAGAGATAAGACGACGAGCTCCTCGATTCATCTTTTTCAAAGATACTTTATTTCGTCGATCATTCGAAGGTGTCTTTCTCCGCTGTCTTAGGAAAGAAGAATCCCAACAAGCAATGGAAGAATCCCACTCTGGGATTTGTGGGGCACATCAATCTGGTCCAAAACTTCACTTTCGAGTAAAAAGGATGGGATACTACTAGCCTACTATGGTTAAGGATTGTTTGAATTATGCAAAAAGATGCCAAGCCTGCCAATTCCATGCAAACTTTATCCATCAGCCACTAGAACCATTGCACCCTACAGTTGCCTCGTGGCCATTTAATGCATAGGGGTTAGATGCAGTTGGACCACTTACCAAGTCTTCTGCTGGCCACTTGTACATTCTGGCTGCAACGGACTACTTCTCAAAATGGGCCGAAGCTATTCTAGCCAAGGAAGTCAAGAAGGAAACCGTTGTTGATTTCATCAAGTCAAATATCATCTTTCGGTATGGAGTGCCACGTCACATCATCATTGACAATGGAACACCCTTCATTAATAAGCTAATGGATAAGCTTTGCGACAAGTTTGACTTCATGCAAAGAACCTCCTCAATGAATAATGCACCGGCTAATGGGCTCGCAGATGCATTTAACAAAACATTGAGCAACCTCTTGAAGAAAGTGGTCGCAAAGTCTAGGCCAGATTGGCATGAAAGAATTGAAGAAGCTCTTTGGGCATACTAAACAACATATAGGACCCCTACTCAAGCGACCCCATACTCTCTTGTGTACGGTGTTGAAGCTGTTCTTCCACTAGAGCGACGAATTCCATCATTAAGGATTGCCCTCCAAGAAGGCTTGACTGATGAAGAAAATGCAAAGCTTTACCTCGCTGAGTTTGAAGCACTGGACGAGAAGAGATTGGAAGCGCAGCAACAGTTGGAATGCTACCAAGCTCGAATCTCTAAAGCTTTCGACAAAAAGGTTAAGCCTCGCTCCTTTA is a window encoding:
- the LOC131317464 gene encoding uncharacterized protein LOC131317464, coding for MPALKNIKELRSLQGHLAYIRRFISNLARRCQPLSHLMKKDAPFIWDHACQNDFESIKTYLLNSPVLGAPISEKPLILYIAAQEESLGAMLVQNDEENKERALYYLSRRLTKNELMYSPIEKMCLALVFSSQKLRHYFQAHTIHLVAKADPKALKGQALANFLADHPISADWEISEEFPDEDVLFIEVLQPWTMFYDGAARLEGAGAGVIFVSPQKQVLPYAFILREKCSNNVAEYQALILGLQMATEMKILDLEIFGDSKLIINLLCGDYEVKKDDLVPYFQYASHLLKNLEGVTHEHVPREENRMADALANLATTLALQEGENVNVHVCKQWILPQLLDYRLEEANAITVMPIKDNDWRQPLIDYLQHGKLPNDRRHRAEIRRRAPRFIFFKDTLFRRSFEGVFLRCLRKEESQQAMEESHSGICGAHQSGPKLHFRGLDAVGPLTKSSAGHLYILAATDYFSKWAEAILAKEVKKETVVDFIKSNIIFRYGVPRHIIIDNGTPFINKLMDKLCDKFDFMQRTSSMNNAPANGLADAFNKTLSNLLKKVVAKSRPDWTPTQATPYSLVYGVEAVLPLERRIPSLRIALQEGLTDEENAKLYLAEFEALDEKRLEAQQQLECYQARISKAFDKKVKPRSFKFEDLVLPLRRPIITNRRTHNKFLSKWDGPYVAVEV